From Haemophilus parainfluenzae:
TAACGATGTAGCAGGCACGGATTACACAATCGGTTATCAAACAGCCCTACAAACAGCAGTGGACGCCATTGATCGTTTGCGTGACACCTCAAGTTCTCACCAACGTATTTCTATCGTAGAAATCATGGGTCGTCACTGTAGTGACTTAACTATTTCTGCAGGTATTGCCGGTGGTTGTGAATATATCGTGGCATCTGAAATGGAATTTAATCGTGAAGAATTAATTCGCCAAATTGAACGCAGTATTATTCGCGGAAAACGCCATGCGATTATTGCGATTACTGAATTAATTACAGATGTGCATTCTTTAGCTCACGAAATAGAATCCAGAGTAGGACATGAAACTCGAGCAACGGTATTAGGCCATATTCAACGTGGTGGCTCACCTTGTGCTTTTGACCGAATCTTAGGTTCTCGTATGGGCTCGTATGCAGTAGACTTATTGTTACAAGGGAAAGGTGGCTACTGCGTGGGCATTCAAAATGAAAAATTAGTTCACCATGATATTATTGATGCAATTAACAATATGCGCCGTGAATTTAAAGCAGATTGGTTAGAAATGGCTAAACGTTTAGAATAATCTTTTTACGGTTATTTAAAACAAAAGAAATCGGGCTAAAATAATCATTGTTTTAGCCCGATTTTTATATGCCGTAGATTAGGCTTTTCGGTTATTTCTCTTACGTTGTAAGAAGTACACTAAAATGAGTAATAATGCACAAGCGAGAGAAACGATAAATAAGCTACCAAAGAATCCATTCCAATGGAAAGATTGAATAATCCATGCTAATGGCGCACCTGCTGCTGCTGCACCAATATAGGCGAAGAGACTAACGAAACCGGTAGAAGAACCTGAAGCATGTTTATGGGAGTTTTCCGCAGCCGCCATTGCG
This genomic window contains:
- the pfkA gene encoding 6-phosphofructokinase; the protein is MIKKIAVLTSGGDAPGMNAAIRAVVRAALAEGLEVFGIYDGYQGLYNNKIKQLNRYSVSDVINRGGTFLGSARFPEFKDPAVREKCAEILRSHGIDALVVIGGDGSYMGAKLLTEEHGFPCVGIPGTIDNDVAGTDYTIGYQTALQTAVDAIDRLRDTSSSHQRISIVEIMGRHCSDLTISAGIAGGCEYIVASEMEFNREELIRQIERSIIRGKRHAIIAITELITDVHSLAHEIESRVGHETRATVLGHIQRGGSPCAFDRILGSRMGSYAVDLLLQGKGGYCVGIQNEKLVHHDIIDAINNMRREFKADWLEMAKRLE